From the genome of Cryptococcus depauperatus CBS 7841 chromosome 1, complete sequence, one region includes:
- a CDS encoding nuclear protein localization protein 4, whose protein sequence is MLLRIRSPAGTARITVTNETSGEDFAQMMIDTIPKSDPPPDLATLSLSNQPGAGGETVSFEALKGRSIGDMGFNHGDLLFLSYKPQTVDPDSYPTTQATVAHVHPTQPDPSHPHTHMDPPLPNTISLRDLSSIEEHEIDRYWATQNGKIERKRDVTFCRHGEKGMCDYCMPLEPYDPRYQSEHQIKHLSFHAYLRKLLSSKLPSSSSATDLPPLTPTSLSVVTPCPTGSHMPFPEGICSSCQPSAVTLQSQSFRMVDHVEFSTPNIIEGLLTAWRRTGTQRIAFLIGREDKYEKVPMGIKVVIEALWEPKQEGEVDGLTVETPWEEEPRIEEIAGWCEKGLGVVGMIYTDLNPSSEDVTKTLYKRHAQSYTTSSLEMLLSAAYQLSHPLPTRMSPTGHYSSRFVTCCLTGDKDGGVDILAWQASEHAEAMVKAGIIEASVDPGIVRVRKPGEGEYVPEVFYSFKNEYGLQVKMPAKPTFPVEYLYVNITHGFPVSPSPLFLSNSFPTENRPGLHDQSMQVIVSQLSSIIASSDAKISDTGTWPERIKKDVEKWLSDWHLITFLCMQGLFSLKEQRILCRVATAHTHTNDVNAVEELFASSGWQTLLTIIDSEATDNIRSNPPPTSSFNNLGIDSTPEPLASGSSTAPSRLPSRPESTGAEESYVLERVCPHCTFVNENGGNDCEICGLPLDD, encoded by the exons ATG TTGCTTAGAATTCGTTCGCCAGCGGGTACAGCCCGTATCACCGTAACAAACGAAACGAGCGGAGAGGATTTCGCGCAAATGATGATCGATACCATACCAAAATCAGATCCGCCGCCAGATTTGGCTACTTTAAGTTTGAGTAATCAACCCGGAGCTGGTGGAGAGACCGTATCGTTTGAAGCTTTGAAGGGAAGGTCCATAGGCGATATGGGCTTCAA CCATGGTGATTTGTTGTTTCTATCTTATAAGCCACAGACAGTAGATCCCGATTCTTACCCCACGACACAAGCAACTGTTGCCCATGTTCATCCTACCCAGCCTGATCCATCACATCCTCACACTCATATGGATCCACCTTTACCTAATACCATATCATTAAGGGATTTGTCTTCGATAGAGGAGCACGAAATAGACAGATATTGGGCCACTCAGAACGGCAAAATTGAACGAAAAAGGGACGTAACATTTTGTAGACACGGAGAAAAGGGAATGTGCGATTACTGTATGCCTTTAGAG CCATATGACCCAAGATACCAAAGTGAGCACCAAATTAAACATCTCTCCTTCCACGCATATCTACGCAAActtctttcctcaaaaTTGCCCTCGTCGTCGTCAGCCACAgatcttcctcctcttaCGCCTACTTCTTTGTCAGTAGTGACGCCTTGTCCAACCGGTTCTCATATGCCTTTTCCAGAGGGTATCTGTTCTTCTTGCCAGCCTTCCGCTGTCACACTCCAATCTCAATCGTTCAGAATGGTAGACCATGTTGAGTTTTCCACGCCTAATATAATTGAAGGGCTTCTTACCGCTTGGCGCCGAACAGGCACACAACGTATCGCTTTTCTCATTGGTCGGGAAGACAAGTATGAAAAAGTGCCTATGGGGATTAAAGTAGTTATTGAAGCGTTATGGGAACCCAAGCAAGAAGGTGAAGTGGATGGATTGACGGTCGAGACAccttgggaagaagaaccTCGCATAGAAGAGATTGCTGGATGGTGCGAAAAGGGCCTGGGTGTTGTAGGCATGATCTACACTGATCTCAATCCTTCATCCGAGGATGTCACGAAAACATTATACAAACGTCATGCTCAATCATACACTACATCTTCCCTTGAAATGCTTCTTTCCGCTGCCTATCAACTTTCGCATCCTCTTCCTACACGTATGTCTCCGACAGGCCACTACTCATCCCGTTTTGTCACTTGCTGTCTTACAGGCGACAAAGATGGCGGTGTAGATATTCTGGCGTGGCAAGCTAGTGAACATGCAGAGGCAATGGTCAAGGCAGGTATTATAGAGGCTAGTGTTGACCCAGGGATTGTGAGAGTAAGAAAACCTGGAGAAGGGGAATATGTGCCAGAAGTCTTTTACAGTTTCAAGAATGAGTATGGATTGCAAGTTAAGATGCCAGCCAAACCAACATTTCCTGTGGAATATCTTTATGTAAAT ATTACACATGGTTTCCCTGTCTCACCATCTCctctgtttctttcaaatTCTTTCCCTACAGAGAATCGACCAGGATTGCATGACCAATCAATGCAAGTAATTGTTTCACAATTGTCATCTATCATTGCCAGCAGTGATGCCAAAATCAGTGACACTGGCACTTGGCCTGAAAGGATAAAAAAGGATGTTGAGAAATGGTTGAGCGATTGGCATCTTATCACTTTCCTCTGTATGCAGGGTTTGTTTTCCTTA AAGGAGCAAAGGATACTTTGTCGCGTGGCAACCGCTCATACCCATACCAACGATGTCAACGCTGTTGAAGAACTATTTGCTTCAAGCGGCTGGCAAACCTTACTTACCATTATTGATTCTGAAGCGACCG ATAATATTCGTTCGAATCCACCaccaacatcttcattcaaCAACTTAGGTATTGATTCAACTCCAGAACCACTGGCCTCTGGCTCTTCTACTGCCCCCTCTAGGCTGCCTTCTAGGCCTGAATCGACAGGTGCTGAAGAGAGCTATGTACTCGAGAGGGTTTGTCCGCATTGCACATTTGTCAACGAAAATGGTGGAAATGATTGTGAAATTTGTGGATTGCCACTTGATGATTAA